The sequence tcgaggaacttatatttcgtggaatgcaTGGCTTCTAAAAAgaatttcgttgcacaatgtttgtgagatgactgcttaccggaaaccacgcctttaatctttgcacgtttaTAGCAGAATTTTCGTGTAAGATTGCTAACCCGCGAAAACAGccaaaaattaagcccctcgaaaatttcgcgttaTACGTAGTagactatacatgcatatagttATTTTGCCATAATCAAAGGCCAAGGCCTTTAATTCCTGTTTCAGTAGCTATatcgataataattatggtcaatttgaagtacctataattataagtcccTATAATATAGGCTATACTGTTtctttaccccccccccccccacacacacacacacacacacacagccacagCCACGGGGCAGACACTGCGTTGTGACGCATCAATTGAGCGTATTGAGATCACAACTCGTACGAGAGAGCTGTTGTTGGGGGAGGAGCCCGAGTGTTTCAGTGTGCAGGCTTTTGATGAGGAAGATACGTATGTTTAGAAGGGGTTAATTACAGTTAAGTAGTGGGTGTGTCGATATAGTCATCCATCACTAGGTTGGCTGGGAAATTTGTAATCCATTCTCTTAGCCTGgatgtaattatagttttgtACCTTAACATTATTCTCTGGTCCTTATAGCTAATTATATGTTATAGCTAGTTATAACATGGGCACAGggatgtatatatatatatagcataacTGAAGCACAAGGGCTGAGCCACCAGTGCAATACTAATATGCCAgaatgcatcccgagtgcacgtgttataattTGTTTATATCCCAAGGACATAGCAACATAACTGTCgcgtcttagtaacacaataaaTATAGAACAGAATAAATTGACAGAGACAACCCTTGACACAGCTCTATATGTGCTCTTCTCAGACGATAATATGCCAATATGATTATCTGCGGTGTATATAACATTGGCATGGACAAACGAATGGCTTGATGAGACCATGCAGTTCCAATGCACTATACTGCAAAACAGCCTCACCCCTATATATACGGTGTCAAACtaagccaaagaagctcgtctctacactgctgcaaaagctcgagccccctccccccactgCAGCAAAAAGAGTTGCTTCTAAATGCTATAGTGCTATGATGAATCTAAGCCATGCATCACACGCGAGGactataggaacacagaatctcaATTTTAAAACCggcatggttgcaaagaagaaattccagcagtgctgaaaaATTTACAGTGCCAATGGCTGCATGGACTTAATTCAATACTTGTGTTTCTCATTATGTTATTTCATTATAATATGTCAGTCTAATGCCAGAGGGGAATTatgtggttagtgcattatgactgcatgtgcatgtgcacggTTAATGCATTAttctgcatattgcacttagCAACAATGTAGCAATCGCCGTGAATGggatatagctatataaataaGTTATAAGTCTCTTTCTCCCTTCAGacaataattttttaattatagctacagttGGGTCACATCTTCGAGTGCATGGACACTCTTCCCTTGCGAGGAGACCACTCACCAACAAGCATCTCTCTGAGGCAATGCATACTTAACTTTATACCTTCCTCTTATTCCACTGATCCTGTCATCGGCAGTCTATAGAgtgagaggtgtgtgtgtgtgtgtgtgctgcgTGTGTGCGAGAGGGTATAGtctgcatggtgtgtgtgtgggttgggTGTAGCAGGTACACTACTCCACTGTCCAACAGTTTTGGAGCAGAGGAGATTCAAAAGGCCACCAATTGTTTTACAACTGTAAGCAGTGACAACTGCATGTTTTGAAACGCATCAACTGTGGGTAACGCTGACTAGCGTTAATTACTGGTGCATTGGGTCTAAAGGTCAGGACTAAGTATTTTCTAAGTAGAAAATACTTGTCAAGTATAAATCACAGTACTGTGATTTATACTTGACCTTTACCCTGTATAACCCCCTCTAGTTTCTTGAAGGTTTCATGGGTTTTTCATTACACCATGGAACTTCTAATTAATGTGTATTCTCAATCCCTCTCAATGACTTGCTTGCAATCATTTGCGAATGACGCTGTACAAGCCTTTTTGTTGTGTTTCTAACTATTGTGATTGCATGTTCATGCTCACTTCAACTTCCGTGCGCGTGTGGTTAATTGTGGCGGTAGGCGGAGGCGGGTGACCCTTCTCGGCCACCGTATTTCTTTGCCTTTCTCTCTTTTGCGACAATTCGCAATCGAAAGAGCCTCGCATTCAAAACCGATACAGCAGATAGTAGCACTTTTTACTAAAGAATCCAATAGTAATGAAATTAAGTAAAGTGCATGTGACAAGTTTATGGCAACATTAAGAGGATTCTCATTgcaatttaattattgctCTATGCAATCAGGCCGAGTTTTTACTCTTGCATACTATTGTGTGATAATGCTATTAAAGCTAGTTCGTAGGATTGTGAAGTCTGTATCTGTCTGGATTATCTACTCTGTCTGGTAGATCTTCCTCTAAGCCGTTGTCAGTGTTCATGTAGCCTTGTCTCCACGCTCTGATTCGACTGATGAGTGTGTTCATTGTTCTCATTCTTGACAGTATCCAGTAAACAGTAAGGCAAGTCATGTAGACGAGTGGGATGATTGCCACGACAACTCGGAGTGCTTTGCTTATTTTCAAGACAAGGATTGATTTTAAACTTGAGAAGTTGGTGGTTTCTCCAATAGTATAGAAAGCTGCCAAAAAGGCCCAAAAAGTGATATCAATTTTAGCGTACTTTGACAAATGTTTCTTGTATGGTTGAATAGCTGCTGTAAGTACAAtgatgattataattatgagtactaTAAAGGAGCTATAGTTGCCATCTAGTATCATAGCATAAGTTAGAGTCAGTGAAACGCGACCTACCAAAGGCACCGCTGCAAACCAGCGATAATCTCGTGTTCCATCTGTTCCGTTCTTGTAGTAACCCTGAAAAGAGTCCATCAGTGCATGGATTATTCGACCCTTGATTTTGCAGCAGTTCAAAGCATTTTGGCAACACTTCAGTTGGTAGAAAAGAAGAAAACTCGTTGCTATGATCAGTAATCCAGAACAGGTTATTGCTGGGACAGCATATGGAATATGTTCATTCCCAAAGTACTCGATGGTAGCGTCATTGTACAGCACCCAAGTAATGTTGTCGTTTGTGATGCTATAAGCTCTTACTGGAATAAGTAGGTCAGCAGACACAAAGAAAAACTTGCTATATGAAAGCACAAAGAAAGTAGCATAAGCATCAATTACTGTAGTCTTACTCTCCCAGTTTCTACGCACAAGTGTGAATACATGACGGAATGGTCTCCACAAGATGACTACTAGTCTAAAGTTTCTAGCATGTAACTCGATCAAGATATACGAGACAACAGTCAACATTAGTGGGTAGATAGCCACTGCATAGTCCAGAGCTAAGACTGTGAGTGTGGACACATCAAGACAAATGTCTAGATCAAGAATTCTAAAAAAGTCTAAATTCCAAATTTCGTACATAAGTTCAATTATCTGAATAGGAACCTTCGACTCAGGGTGATTATGATTATACGTTACAACACCTCGACTGTAAGTAGGTATGGATATTATCTGGCTGAAAATAATGTAGCCATGGAGATGAGAAGAGTTTGCATTGATCTTGAAGAATAGGACCAGAAAGTAAAATACTGTAAGTGGACCGAATGCTACGAGAATGTACTTCCAGATATTTCTGTTCCTCTCAGGGCATTTCACACATCTCATGTCGTAAGAGTAAGCCAGTGGAGAGTGTCCAGGTAgacacctcccacacagtctTCCTGTTCTGTTCCACCTCTCCTCACACATGAATTGATTTAGTTGGGATAGATCTTTTGGCAATGGAAGGTAGTCACTTTTGTAACGATTCTTCTCACAGTTTTCAATGCAATTCCCTTGAATCAACTGATTGGTCACATTGTCAAATGTCACACAGTGGCAACGAAGAACAGACAGCTGCAGTGTATCTTTGTCACATCTGAGTGCATAATGATTCATCAACTCATCTTTGCAAATGCACTTCGTTTTGTTGCATTCGGTCCATGGCAGACAATCGATGTCTGCTTTACAACTGTGTGGTTGAGTGCTACCTTGTGTCCATTCATCTTTTTGACATTGCATAGAACTAGCAGACAacagtataatatataggATTGCTAGCACATTCATAACTTGGCTTTGGAACTTCTTCTTTGAGCTCATGATCACAAAATATAATTTGCTGTTTAATCATTCTTCAATTTATTCTAGCAGTTTCGTAATTATTGTGAGTACACTGTATAGATGCTTTAATTAGCTGTGTAAGCAACACTATGTTTCTTCTCCAAATGGTGCATATATTATGCTATTATGTTTAGAGTTGTGAATTCAACATTGGGGTACTTACCATTCCTATAAACATGTTGTTTATAGTCAAATACACAATTAAATTAAAGTACAGATTTTAATCACaccaatgcataattatgcatgtgcgCTCATTATTCTTAGAAACGTTGAGTCGCGGTATAAGATATAAGGTATGAAAGAGAATATCTTTTCAAAACAGCCAGCACATCTCTGTTGACAATCAGGTTCCCTGCAGTGTAAGATGATATACAAAGCAATAACAACAATGAAAATCTGCTTCTCTATACTCCTAACTATACATGTTGATTTCTCAATTCCACTGGTGCAGATAATGTACAACAACAGTATAATAGTGCCATACAAgttgccattaattttagcatagTACACACATAGTTTAAGTAgtactaaataattatttcgaggaaactttcgcggaatgaccaTTAGAAacgtttttgcggatttaataTTCGCTGAATAgtagcctttttgcagcatgcatacaTTGCGATATTAATTgggggtataaatgtttgcggtagatgcttgatcagcgaaaaccatgaacatttataccctcgaaaaatatacccgctatacagtatatacgtAATGTGCTATAAGCTTagcagactataattatggttccttatacacatgtaccatATAATTTTACCCAAGATCACAATGGCAGTATACAGGCCTTCCACTGACATTTACCACTATACGTAagagagtggtgtgtgtgcgtacaaGGAGCATAATGAGCTAGATGATTCAATTGCTATCAAGCTGCTTGTGTGGATATGTGAGGGGGCAGTAGGAAGATAAGGTTTGAGTGGatattagttaatgtacagtgcaaaGGGATTTAtggctgcatgtatacatcaatTCAATTCATTCAGcaatattatacataattataactatacagCACAAACCTATATAGACCAGGTAAGCTACGTTTACTTTTCAATGAGAGGGAAGTGTTGCAGGATGGTGTTCACGTCAATTCTGTTGAGTATCATGAGTTTGCAGTGAGTGGCTGCTCTCACAGTCGCAGTGCGGGGGACACCACCAAATAGGAAACCATGCAAGCTGTGGGGGGGAGGCAATTACAAAAACAGATTGTTGAGGCAGTGGATTTATATATGTACCACTTGTAGAACCGGTATTGATAGCAATTAATCATGACTaaacaattacatgtacctctccGATGTATTTAGCTGCCTATACCGAGGATAGTAGTGACCACCACCTGACTTAAATCTTCAGCAAGAATCTGAATTCCCGGAAAATATGGTACAATAGTGCATGAGTAAAAACAATAGCAAGTGGGTAGGCTACAGGTGTGCATGTGATAAACATGGCGAAGTCATTATGCAGCTTAACAATGCCAATGGTATCAAACAAACACGTGATTCGTATCAGGGTGACCATACAAGGAATCTTAGAGCTTAAAGGTAGATCTCATAACAATTTGCAGTTTTCTAAGTAAGAGTATGAGCTAAATCCTTACGCTTGAAATGGTCGAGGAAAGACATCCAAGGCCAGAGGAGCAATTGTTTAGTTTTAGAAATGTGCAGCTATTCAAGAATGAAATCCTTGGTACTGGTTCTATGGAACTGTGTATAAAGCCAAGTGTGACCAGCTATTCTGTGCTGCCAAAATCCTGTATCCAGCGTTACTCAAAAGGCATGATGATCCTGATCCTGGCTTTGAGCATAGACAACCTTTCCAGAGATTTGAATTAGAATGTCGATTTCTTAAAAGCATTAACCATCCCAATATTGTGCAGTACTTGGGGACCTATTGCGATCCCGACACAAATGCACCAGTTCTTCTCATGGAGCTCATGGACGAGAGTCTGACACACTTCCTGGAGTCATCACCTGGAGACATtccctaccacatccaagtcaACCTCTCCTATGACATAGCTCAAGCACTTGCCTTTCTCCACTCCAATGAGATCGTCCATCGCGACCTCTCCAGCAACAATGTCCTACTATTAGTCAGGCCGTGCTAAAGTTGCCGATTTTGGAATGTCTAAAATAATAGCCACTGGTAGAGTGCACTTCGCAATGATGACAACATGCCCTGGTACACCAGCCTTCATGCCTCCTGAATCTTTAGATGAGCTACCAGTGTACACTGACAAAATAGACATCTTCTCCTTTGGTGTACTGGTCATTCAAATCTTGACACAACAGTTCCCCAATCCAACAAATCGATTTGAAGTGATACCTGACATAGTCAATCCTAACAACCCTTCCCTCAATGTAAGAGCTCAAGTGTCTGAAGTGCAACGAAGACGCGCTCACATCAACTAGCTGGACTCCACCCACCCTTTCTTACCGACAGCTTTAAACTGTCTCAACGATGAAGAAGCTGATAGGCCAACATCACAGGGGCTTTGCTCAGCGATTAGTTTGTTAAAAATCAAAATGACATACCATGAGAGTTGTCAACAAGATAGAGGTCAGGTGATCTGTGTGAAAGATGAAATAATCTGTGTCAAAACTGAACAGGTCCAAATTAAAGATGAAGATTTAGTCTCCAAGATTCACCAATTTCCAGAGAACCAAAGATATCAATTGGAAGCAAAAGACGCTGAGATTGAAAGATTAACGCATGAACTACATGAAACTACCAGACAAATTCATGAAAGAACAAGACAGTTAAAAGAGACAAACCAACAAATACAAGATACTGAACAAATCATCGCTCAACTTAATAAGATTGCTAGGAAAGAAACAGAAACGGAACAGAACGATACCGATGTCAAGCAACAATCACACCCTGAACGAATTCTAGGAGCCGGCACTGCCGAAACACAGGAAATAACAGTATCAATTGAAGGTTCAACAACAACACCATATGCCACAGTTTATGACCAAATTGCTATAGTAGACGACAAAGCATATTTCAAAGCTCACGACAATGTTATATTAGAATACAGTACAACAAGTGCGAAGTGGTCAGCAATCAAGGGCCCACTTTCTAATGGCTTCTCAATAGTTAGTGTCGACAATATCCTAACAACTGTAGGAGGAGATGGATTGCTTTCTTATTCAAATAAACTCTACTGCTACCAGAACAAAAAATGGGTCGAAAAATTTCCTCCAATGAAGTGTAAACGTCGCTTTCCAGCAGTAGTTTATGCACAGATAAATCTGGTTGTAATTGGAGGAAGCAACACCAATAAGTTTCAGGATCAATATTTCAGTCAAGGTGCAGTAGAAGTTTTGAACACCAAAACTTCACAATGGTCTGTAGTGAAGCAAATTCCACGGGGAGATCTATACACGCTTATTTCAGCCACTGTACATGACAATCATATCTACGTACTAACAGTTGAGGAGTTTATCTTTGAAGCAGGCATAACCAGCACTTTAGGACTGGTTCCAAAATCATGCAGATCAAGTTTATTTTCTTGCTCAATAGCTAATCTGAAAAATCCAAAGTGGCAAAAATGTTCTTCCGTACCAcgattacatacatgcattacTTCGATTAACGGACTCCTGTTGGCTATCGGTGGCTACAAACAAATCGTTTATCCAAATCAGTACCTTGTCTCAACAGACCCTGTAAGTAACGACATTTTCGAGTACAATCAATTGAAAGACGAATGGAATATTATTGGACAGATGTCAGTGCCAAGATCATACTGTTCAGCTGCTGCTCTTACACAAAATAAACTTATAATTGTAGGCCGTGCTCATTTATTTAACAGTTTTGAGGCCAGATCTACAGCGGACTTTGTAAACATTGACGTATAATTGCGTAATAATGTTCCAGTGTGGCACGCACAcgcatgctgcatgcacacTCCGCCTAAGCACTAATTAGTGTGGTATGTAtgcaaataattttttttatgttCAATTatcgtatatataattataccaggtAAATTTAGCTAATGAAACAATTGAGCTATTAATTTATAGTGGTGATTTTTAATTTGAAGATTATGCTGCATGACATCAATCAATAATGATCATGTGCGATATACTGGGACATAAATTAAAAAAatgagggattggaaacggataATTACATCCACGTAGTTAAGTTCCTCGAGATCTTTCACATTGAACTGTAGAGCTTCTCTATACTTCTGTGATTCTCTCAGAGCTTTCTCCAGAGATCACAATGTCGTCGACATAGACTCCTATTAGGAATGTTTCTCCTTCAGATGCAGTGTAAATACATGGATCATTAGCAGATTGGACAAAGCCCATACTCTTGAGATGAGAGTCGAGAACATAGTTCCAACATCTGGGGCTTTGTTTCAAACTGTACAGGCTGTGCTTCAGCTTACAAACTAAATGTTCCTTTCCTTCACAACAAAACCTTTTGGCTGCTTCATGTATATACTTTCTCTTCAAGATAACCATTGAGGAGCGCTGCAGTGACATCTAATTGATGTATAACTTGAGACCTTTCTGAACAGAAATAGCAACCAGGCTACGAACAGATTCAAATCGAATGACCGAACTAAATGTTTCGTCGCAATCCAaacctagtctcatgaatcagccgccgttcctttggaacaccgtctgagcactcttgtcatgaagtcaattcaaaatggaatgttgattgctcacaaaaccaatggaatgtaattaaattcgtgatcttacgcccacacatatttGCTAATTGTTAATATAAATGTACAAATCTTCAAgcgaaggcatctctctctatttgtgttttgcttgtggtgctaaatcttacccaaggacccctgcttggcttgcttatgcttcgcagcagcttctatgtacgaagtgtttaccatgcgtaaatgcatgcgtaatgattatccaaatgcgttgagcaaagtgcagttctttgctacctccaagttcatcacctgactggacttctgcaatctgattggtcaagacggaattccgtcttggcacataaaacGATGACGAGAGTGCTCAAACGGTGTTCCAAAGGAatggcggctgattcatgagactaatccAAACCATGTCTTTGTGAAAAGCCTTGTGCAATGGCACACTTGCATAACGTTAAATTAGAGAAGCCGTATTTACGGTCCGGGGGttagagtgttataattaGGGCTGCACGCTATAATGAAAGCGTACTGGAATCTGACATTCCTGGAGCGTCACTCTGCGGTAGGGACCCAAGCCAGCCTAAGATTCCAGAGTTGAAGAGGTGGCTAGTTTGTCGTGGAGGATCTGTAAGGGGGAATAAAGCAGACTTGGTTGCAAGGTATATCATAATAGTTATATGCaagctaaaattaatagtgaaaTAGGTCTAGAAGACTAAGTTAGATATAGCCTAGCCAGCTTCCTATTATCTTCTATGTTTTTTACAGAGTGAGAGACTACATAAAGAATGGTTGGGCTAATCAGCTGATCAATCCTGATGGTACCACTCAAGCGTGTAGTATTCCCACCGCTTCACAGCAGATGGTTTCAAATGATCAGCCGTTGGAGTGGAATTGTATTAAGACTTTGTACAAAGACCCATCTGGTGTCCTCAATTTCACTAATGCTCAGATTGTGACCTATTTGTGGCTCTACTGTTTCGGACGGTCTTCAAGCAAGTGATTTTAAAGGCATGAATCAGAACGCATCCAATCTGTTTCAGTGTGGACATGTATAACGTATTCAAATAGGTACAGCTACCAATATTTGGGTAAGGGCAGACTACCTACCCGAGATGAAAAAGGATCGCATATATAAACTCTTGTTATGCCTCAATTGTCATACTTTTGACGTTCTAAGTGCACAGTGTGGATGCCCTGCTGGCAAAGGACTGGCTGCCAACTGCAAACATATAGGTGCATTGTGCTATGCACTCGAGAGTTTCTGTAAGCATGGACAATTTCCAGATTTCCTCACTTGCACACAGAAATTGCAAGAGTGGAACAAACCCAGAAAGAAGAAAGTGGACCCTGTACCTGTTTTGGATATAAAGGAACACAATTACAAACTTAAAGGTTCATGGGGTCACGTACCCCAACTCAGTATGACCCCAGGCCTCCAAATTTTCGGTTTAAAGACGCTACCGAGCAACTAAGAACTGATCTACTCTCGTTGCCGCACTCATATGCTCTGACCACTCTATTGGTTCCTTGTACCCAAAAAATTATGCGTGATCATTGTTACGCCGCCAGTGAAATGACAGCACCATGTAAGGATATCTTGTATTCTGAACTTGTTTGCCCTTACACCGAAGAAGAAATGAAGACAGTGTGCCCACTTATACAAAAAGCAGTATGAATGTATCCATGCTTGAAAGGCTCAGAATAGAAGAAGCTACTAGATCGCAAAATTCCTCTTCTGTCTGGTGTGTTGAACGCTCTCAGCGTATCACTGGGTCCAAATGTGCCTGTATTATTAAACAGGTAAAGAAAACCTCATCTCTTCTTCGAAGTGTGCTGTACCCTAAACCGTTAATGGACCCCTTACCTGCCCCTATCAAGTGGGGACGGGAAAATGAGAATCGTGCTCGGCTAATGTATGAAAAGCATATGAACGCTACTGGACACCTTGGTCTGACAGTAAGACCATGTGGATTCATCATTCATCCCTGTAAGTGTTGGCTAGGAGCCTCACCTGACGGTGTCGTTGTTGATCCCACTGCTGATATAAATTCCATGGCTGGATTACTGGAAATCAAATGCCCTTATTCTTGGCGGGACACTAAATTTAATGAAGCTTGTAAAGATCTCAATTTTTATTGTTCACTGGATAGTGCTACAGTCTAAAGCGAGATCATAGTTACTATCATCAAGTACAGTTGCAATTGTATGTCAGTTCAGATTTGTACAACTGGTGGGATTTTTGTGTTTTTAACAACCATGGAGTGATGGTTGAAAGGCTTACTCTTGATGTGGAATGGGTTCAGAAATACATTCCGCATAACATTATTTTGATGAATTTGTGCTCCCTGAGATTGTGTATCCTAAGAATAAGCCCCCTTACATTCTGTAACTTTTCATTATTGTATTCATGTTAATGTTTCATTCACAAAGTTTATGtcatcaacaataattatgtgcacagtGGAGGCCAAAAATTAGTCAATGCAGCACAAACAAAAAACATTTGGTCCGTTAAATCAGTTAGAGTATTGGGAAGAGTACGCGCAATCCGTCTTGTCTCAACCATTTCACATTCTGTCAACTGAGGCTTTTCCCTTTAGAAAGGGGGGAATGTTCAGTTTAACACCTAGTGGGGTTAGATCATCTTGAATATCAAATCCACGGTCAGCCATCACTGAATCTCCACTCTCGAGAAGTTCCAGGAAACCACTTTCTCTCGTCAATGCCCTGTATCGGAGATACTACCGGGAAAAAGTTTCGATATAAAAATAATTGCACCTGATGGGGATATTCCAATTAAACCTTTGaatgtgttgttgtttttataACTAGAGAATGTCATCTGCTGCACAACCGGCAAAGATGGCTTTTCCACATAAATTTCTGTAGCGTCTATTATGACCCTTGTAAACACATTTGGCATATAAGTGTTGATGACTTCTTGAGGTGGCCATATTGGAATGTCCTTTACTTTTAAATATATCCAAGTAGTAAATATTCTAGAGACAGTGGAAGTAGACACACCAAATCTATCTGCAAGATCTTGTTCTAGGAGCCCAAGTCTTAGCCTCATAAGAACCATGAAGAATTCTTCAATTGGCAAAAGGCTTCTAGTTTGACGACCACGGGCCTTGGTGGAAGAAATTGGGGTTCCGCTACTTTCTTTCTTCTGACTATTGGAACTCCAATATATTACATGCATCATTGACTGATGGGGCCCAGATAATGGTAGCACATGATAAAGCCATCGTATGTAGGGAATCCTGTATAGAATGCTACTTTGCGATCATCGTGAGCTGTACTTTGTATTGAAATCGGAGAAACTTGTTTAGTAAGAACTTCAACAGTATGCTCAAGCTCCTCCACACGATGCAACAAATCTTCAATATCAGTTCCTATTATGTCAGTACAAACTACCTTATCACAAACAGTTCCTGATATGTGCTCGCTCTCAGGCATACGCCGATCGGTCAATGGAGATTTTTCTCTTCTCTTCTGTGATGGTTTTCTGATAGTACTTTGAGAGGCTTGTgtaggcagtacaagaagttTCAGAGTTGGATACTCGCCACTCATTAGCAGTCGCTTGCCTCCGGGGAAATGTTCACTACAAACTCGAGAATTATCAGTTAAGGTAAGTTCTTACGACCAATCTTGTGGATCCAAGTCTTCAAGAGTGGCTTGTTTTGTAGAGGCAGCCGATGGAAAGAAAGGTGACTATCACGTACCGATTTATTGCTACAGCCTGGCACTACACAAAAGTGCACCATGTCCGATGTATATAGCTAAAAGCGCGCtagcagctatagctagctctgcacaataattattacactctAATCCCCGGACCGTAAATACGGCTTTTCTAATTTAACGTTATGCAAGCGTGCCATTAAGCGAGCTTTGAATATTTTCACCAGCACCAGTTTTTCGTTTAAATACTCATATTTGTTTCCAACGAGTTTGCGGTCTTTGGGTAGCTTGACAAGATCCCAGACATTATTGGAATAGATTGAATCCATCTCCTTCTGCATTGCCACTTCCCACTGCGCCTTTTCAGAACTTCTAAGAGCTCTTCCACTTGAGGATTCAGACAACATCACGACTGTGAATCACTTT comes from Halichondria panicea chromosome 3, odHalPani1.1, whole genome shotgun sequence and encodes:
- the LOC135334311 gene encoding uncharacterized protein LOC135334311, whose translation is MSSKKKFQSQVMNVLAILYIILLSASSMQCQKDEWTQGSTQPHSCKADIDCLPWTECNKTKCICKDELMNHYALRCDKDTLQLSVLRCHCVTFDNVTNQLIQGNCIENCEKNRYKSDYLPLPKDLSQLNQFMCEERWNRTGRLCGRCLPGHSPLAYSYDMRCVKCPERNRNIWKYILVAFGPLTVFYFLVLFFKINANSSHLHGYIIFSQIISIPTYSRGVVTYNHNHPESKVPIQIIELMYEIWNLDFFRILDLDICLDVSTLTVLALDYAVAIYPLMLTVVSYILIELHARNFRLVVILWRPFRHVFTLVRRNWESKTTVIDAYATFFVLSYSKFFFVSADLLIPVRAYSITNDNITWVLYNDATIEYFGNEHIPYAVPAITCSGLLIIATSFLLFYQLKCCQNALNCCKIKGRIIHALMDSFQGYYKNGTDGTRDYRWFAAVPLVGRVSLTLTYAMILDGNYSSFIVLIIIIIIVLTAAIQPYKKHLSKYAKIDITFWAFLAAFYTIGETTNFSSLKSILVLKISKALRVVVAIIPLVYMTCLTVYWILSRMRTMNTLISRIRAWRQGYMNTDNGLEEDLPDRVDNPDRYRLHNPTN
- the LOC135333108 gene encoding probable serine/threonine-protein kinase kinY — its product is MVEERHPRPEEQLFSFRNVQLFKNEILGTGSMELCIKPTLLKRHDDPDPGFEHRQPFQRFELECRFLKSINHPNIVQYLGTYCDPDTNAPVLLMELMDESLTHFLESSPGDIPYHIQVNLSYDIAQALAFLHSNEIVHRDLSSNNVLLLVRPC
- the LOC135333109 gene encoding uncharacterized protein LOC135333109: MTYHESCQQDRGQVICVKDEIICVKTEQVQIKDEDLVSKIHQFPENQRYQLEAKDAEIERLTHELHETTRQIHERTRQLKETNQQIQDTEQIIAQLNKIARKETETEQNDTDVKQQSHPERILGAGTAETQEITVSIEGSTTTPYATVYDQIAIVDDKAYFKAHDNVILEYSTTSAKWAARYNESVLESDIPGASLCGRDPSQPKIPELKRWLVCRGGSVRGNKADLVARVRDYIKNGWANQLINPDGTTQACSIPTASQQMVSNDQPLEWNCIKTLYKDPSGVLNFTNAQIVTYLWLYCFGRSSSNTATNIWVRADYLPEMKKDRIYKLLLCLNCHTFDVLSAQCGCPAGKGLAANCKHIGALCYALESFCKHGQFPDFLTCTQKLQEWNKPRKKKVDPVPVLDIKEHNYKLKGSWGHVPQLSMTPGLQIFGLKTLPSN